The Kosakonia sp. SMBL-WEM22 sequence GGCGGTGTGAAACAGCAGGGCGTGGTTTTCCGAGAAGTACCACTGCACATCATTGCCCGGCTCATCCATCCAGTAGCGGAAGTTGAGGATCGCCTGATCGATCTTCGCCCGCGTGTCGGCGGCGATCTGCTCACCCCAGGCAATGCGGCACCACAGCAGCGGCACGAGGGTGAAATCCGCGCAGTCATGACATGCTTCGACCGAGGGCAGCACCCCTTCAAGCATGGCGTGAGTCTGCGCGTCATTCATATTGCAAGCCAGCCGCGCCAGCGCTTTGACGCTGCTGTACTCGCCGCGGGTCGCCACATAGTGCAGCGCTTCGTCGATGCGCGCCTGCTGGGTCGCGGGCACCTGCGCCTGCTCTTCGGCATGGCAGATCTCCACCCCCAGTGTGCGGGTGATGCGAAAGCCTGCTTTCTCCAGGCTGATAACAAAATTGCGGAAATCGGCGGGCAGCGCTTCGCTCTGCGCAATCTCCACCTCCGTTTCGCCTTTTTCCAGCGTGGCCGACAGCTCAACGGGCCTGTCTAAGGAGATAAAATCCCCCAACACGCGAATGGCGAGATGCAGAGTCTCCGCAGCCGGTTGCGGAAAGCGCAGACGCACCGGGCCGGAGGTGTAGGTCACCTGATCAAAGGAGATACCATCAAGCAGTTGCTCCATATGGCGGGTCATCTCGCCACCGATCGGCGTCGGCAGCGCAATGTGCAGCGGCGCGCCCTGCAAATAGTCGAGCTGGAAGAAGAAGCGAATATCGCGCTCGGCCAGATCGTCAAACCAGACAGCAATCTCGTTTAACCCGGCATTTAGCGTGACCGTAAACTCAAACACGCTCTCGAGGTTACGCTGATAATCCGCCTTCCACGCCACCTCTTTACCGTTCACCGAGACGACCGCTGCCCCGCAGGTGGTCAGGCGAAAGGTGTGCTCGCGTGGCTCTTCCGCCACAAGGTAACTTTTTGCCAGCGCGCCGACGCGCGTCGGGCGAAACCAGAAGCCGGAGAGATCGACGCGATCCGAGCCAAACGGAAACCACCACGTCGTCATTGCGGTTTCGCCAAATGGCGTTGGTTTTTTCCCGGCGAAATCGCGCTGAAATTCCGTGCGGCACGGGTAGGTGTGGGGAATAAAGTTTTTATGTTTACTTAAAAAGAAAAAGGGATCCATCTCGCCCTGCATCGGCTGGTCTGCCACATCATAGGGCAGAGAAGAGATGGGCGATAATTGCCAGTAGCGCACGGCGTTATTTATCGTGAGCGGAAAATAACAATAATTCTTTTGCGGCGTGGTCATTATTTTCTCCAGGTACAGAGGTATCTTTTATTTATTTTCTGTCAGACGCAGACCTTCGCTGAGGCATAAAATTGCCAGCGCCTGACCATAGCCCGTCGGTTGGAGGGGAATATCCTTATAAAATTGCAGGGTTCGGCCCATGCGCGTGCCGTAGGAGACATTGTGTACGGTGCCGCGGTTATCAATATTATTCTGCACGGCGGCCAGCGCTTTTAATCCCGCCGCTTTCCAGCGCGCATCGCCAATGCCGAGCCGCGCGCCTTTTAACAGACCATAACCAAACCCGGCGGTGGCGGAGATCTCTTCATAAGAGTCGGGGTGGTCGAGCAGGGTGTGCCATGCGCCGCTCTCCGCCTGCAGATCCAACAGAGTGTTAACCTGCGCTTTCAGGCACTCAAGCAGGTAGTCGCGCACGCCGCCACCGAGATCGGTCAGTTCAATAAACTCAAGAATGCCGACGGTGATCCAGGCATTGCCGCGCGCCCAGCGCGCATTGGCGAAGTTGCTCTTTTCGGCGAAGCTCCAGCCGTGAAACCATAACCCGGTGTGCGGATCGTTGAGGTAGCGGGCGTGAAGCAGGAACTGGCGCACAGCTTCATCCACCAACTCCTGGCGACCGGAAACAGTGCCGTAATGGCCGAGGAACAGCACCACCATAAACAGCGTATCGTCCCAGATCTCCTGCTCGTTGATACCGTCGGAGACCACATGCTGGAAGCCACGCTCCGGCGTACGCGGCAATTCTGTCATCACGCGATCGGCCCAGGCATCCAGCACCTGCTGATAGCGCGGGTTACGGTGATGGGACCAGAAGAGCGACAGCGGCAGCATTGGCGCGGTGGTGTTGATATTCAGCGGTGGCAGCCCTTTGGCGATATTCTCCTCAAACCAGCGGTCGATTTGGTTATAAATGTCATCCCGCCGCGTAAATTCCCACAGTCTGACCATGCCAAATAAACCGACGCCCTGCGGCCACTCCCAGCTGGTAAAGGAAATATAATCCCCCGGCGTGCCGTCAAGATTTGGTTCATTAAATTTCCCTTCGTCTTTTAATGAGGTGAAGCCCAGTAATAATAAATTTAATTGATCACTTAATGTGCGCATTTGCATATTTAACCTCACGCTGAAAATTATTTTATGCGTTGATTAAATCACTTTGATTTTTTAATGCGCAATACGAAAAAATTTTGCGTTTTTGAACTGTGAGCCATGCGGTAATTCTTAAAAGGAGGGCTTTGCAGGAATAGAAGATAAAAAAACAGGTTATTGAAATAATGTTTTAAGTTTTCGTGCAGGGCGCAAAAATTTTGCGTGCAGGGGTGAAAAGCGCAGAAAGTGGGGGCTTTCGCCCCCGTTTTTATCAACCCATCGCGCTTTCGCGCAGCCGGGTCTTCAGCTTGCTGTACTCATCAATGACATACTGCTCGGCGGCGCGCTGATCGGCGATCGGCTCGACGCGCACGGCGCAATATTTATACTCCGGCGTTTTGGTTATCGGGCTTAAGTTCTCCGTCACCAGCTCGTTACAGGCACCGATCCACCACTGGTAGGTCATATAGACCGCCCCTTTGTTCGGGCGATCGCTCACCTGCGCGCGGGTGATGATTTTGCCTTTGCGCGAGTTAACCCACACCAGCGCTTCATCTTCAATGCCCAGCCTTGCGGCGTCAGCCGTATTGATCTGCGCGTAGCCCGGTTCATCCGCCAGCGCGGCGAGCGCGGCGCAGTTGCCGGTCATCGAGCGGCAGGAGTAGTGACCCACTTCGCGCACGGTCGAGAGCACCATCGGATACTCCTCGGTGAGTTTATCCATCGGCGCGACCCAGTCGCAGGTAAAGAACTGCGCCTTGCCGTTCGGCGTATCGAACTGCTCTTTAAACAGGTATGACGTGCCCTGATCGGCCTCTGACTCATCGCGACACGGCCACTGGATGTAGCCCAGCTCGCCCATTTTTTCATAGGTGGCGCCATAGAAGTCCGGGCAGAGATGACGCAGCTCGTCCCAGATCTCCTGCGTGTTGCGGTAGTGCATCGGGTAGCCCATGCGGGTGGCGATCTCGCTGATAATTTGCCAGTCCGTTTTCAGATCCCACTTCGGCTCAACGGCTTTGAAGAAGCGCTGGAAGCCGCGATCCGCTGCGGTGTAGACCCCTTCATGTTCGCCCCATGAAGTCGAAGGCAGGATGACATCCGCCGCCGAGGCGGTTTTGGTCATAAAGATATCCTGCACAATCACCAGCTCAAGACCCTCAAACGCTTTACGCACCGCCGACAGCTCGGCGTCCGTTTGCAGCGGATCTTCGCCCATGATATAGGCCGCGCGCACTTCGCCATGCTCCACGCGGTGCGGCAGCTCGCTGATGCGATAACCGGTATGCGCCGGTAAGCTCGGCACGCCCCAGGCTTTGGCGAACTTCTCGCGGTGAGCCTCCTCTTTCACGTACTGGTAGCCAGGGAAAGTGTCCGGTAGCGCGCCCATATCGCAGGCACCCTGCACGTTGTTCTGCCCGCGCACCGGGTTAACGCCAACATGCGCTTTGCCGAGGTTGCCGGTGAGCATCGCCAGGCTGGTCAGCGAGCGCACGGTCTCCACGCCCTGGTAGAACTGGGTGACGCCCATGCCCCAGAGGATAGCGGCGGTTTTCGCCCCGGCGTACAGGCGCGCGGCCTGGCGAATCTGCTGGGCGCTGACGCCGGTCACCTCTTCGACCGACTCCGGCGTATACCCTTCGACTATCTTGCGGTACTCCTCGAACCCTTCCGTGCGGCTGGCGACAAACGCCTCGTCGTAGAGTTTTTCCTCAATAATCACATGGCCCATCGCATTCAGCAGGGCAATGTTAGAACCGTTTTTTAACGCGACATGCAGATCGGCAATGCGCGCGGTTTCAATTTTACGTGGATCACAGACGATGATTTTCGCCCCGTTTTGCTTCGCGCGAATCACATGATTGGCGACGATAGGGTGCGAATCCGCCGGGTTATACCCAAAGATAAAGACTAAATCGGTGTTATCGATTTCATTGATGGCATTACTCATCGCGCCATTACCGACCGACTGGTGCAGACCTGCAACCGAGGGGCCGTGTCAGACACGCGCGCAGCAGTCAACGTTATTGGTACCAATAACCGCGCGCGCGAATTTTTGCATGATGTAGTTAGTTTCGTTGCCGGTGCCGCGCGATGAGCCGGTGGTCTGGATCGCATCGGGGCCATATTTGGCTTTGATCTCGCTAAGGCGGCTGGCGACATAATCGAGCGCCTCGTCCCAGGAGACCGACTCCAGTTTGCCGCCGCGCTGGCGGCGAATCATCGGGGTTTTCAGGCGAGGCGTCAGGATCTGGGTATCGTTAATGAAATCCCAGCCGTAATAGCCCTTCAGGCAGAGGGTTCCCTGGTTGGTCTTCCCCTGCGCTGCTTCCGCCCGAACGATTTTACCGTTATCGACCACGAGGTGAATCTTGCATCCCGAGGCGCAATACGGGCAAACCGTGACGACTTTTTCCATCACTTTCGCTCCAGTTAAAAAATTGCGTTTCCGCTGTCGCTCCCGGTTATGCATCTTTTATGCCACCGCAACGCAGGGGGCGTAAGGGGATATTACGGCGCAAAAGCGGGCAAAATAGTGACGAAGCGCAGTCCATCGTCAAATGTGACGTGTCGAAAGGCGAGGGGGATGTGACCGCGCTTAAAAAATCGGCATTAATTCGCTGCATTTATTAAAGGCAGCCAACAGAATAGCCAGACTGAGCAAAGCAAGCTGGCGGAAGCGAATAATGAAACCTGCGATTCTGGTGGTCGATGACGATACGGCGGTATGCGCGCTGCTGGAGGATGTGCTGAGTGAGCACGTCTTTACGGTTCATCTTTGCCATAACGGGCTGGATGCGATCACGCTCTGCGCGCAGCACCCGGAGATCGCGCTGGTGCTGCTCGATATGGTGCTGCCCGATATTAACGGCCTGCGCGTATTGCAGCAGTTGCAGAAGATCCGCCCTGCGTTGCCGGTAGTGATGCTTACGGGGATGGGCAGCGAAGCGGATGTGGTGGTTGGCCTGGAGATGGGGGCGGATGACTATATCGGCAAACCGTTTAACGCCCGTGTGCTGGTGGCACGTGTCAACGCCGTTCTGCGCCGTACCGGTGTGCTGGCGGCCGAAACGGCTGTAGCGAAAAGCGGCGGTTTTTCGTTTAACGGCTGGCATCTTGACCCGACACGTTGCGAATTGAGCAACCCGCAGCAGCAGGTGGTCGATTTAACGCAGGGGGAGTACAGCCTGCTGCTGGCGCTGGTACAAAACGCGCGGCGGGTGCTGAACCGCGAACAGCTTTTAACCCTGACGCACAGTGAAAGTGTGGAGGTGTTTGACCGCACCATAGATGTGTTGATCATGCGCCTGCGGCGCAAGATTGAGGTCAATCCGCATCAGCCTACGCTTATCAAAACGCTGCGCGGCCTGGGATATGTGTTTGCCGCCGATGTCACACAGGGCGAGCAGGCAGCGTAGGGTGTAGCTTTTGCCGGATGGCGCTGCGGCTCATTATATCTGTAGGCCCGATAAGCGCAGCGCCATCGGGCATGCGGTGCCGCATTGAGCACATCGCCGGATGGCGGCTACGCCTTATCCGGCCTACGCCGTTCCAGTAACTCCGAATCTCATTCGTAGGCCCGATAAGCGCAGCGCCATCGGGCATGCGGTGCCGCATTGAGCACACCGCCGGATGGCGGCTACGCCTTATCCGGCCTACGCCGTTTCAGTAACTCCGAATCTCATTCGTAGGCCCGATAAGCGCAGCGCCATCGGGCATGCGGTGCCGCATTGAGCACACCGCCGGATGGCGGCTACGCCTTATCCGACCTACGCCGTTCCAGTAACTCCGAATCTCATTCGTAGGCCCGATAAGCGCAGCGCCATCGGGCATGGGTGCCGCATTGAGCACACCGCCGGATGGCGGCTACGCCTTATCCGGCCTACGCCGTTCCAGTAACTCCGAATCTCATTCGTAGGCCCGATAAGCGCAGCGCCATCGGGCATGCGGTGCCGCATTGAGCACACCGCCGGATGGCGGCTACGCCTTATCCGACCTACGCCGTTCCAGTAACTCCGAATCTCATTCGTAGGCCCGATAAGCGCAGCGCCATCGGGCATGCGGTGCCGCATTGAGCACATCGCCGGATGGCGGCTACGCCTTATCCGACCTACGCCGTTCCAGTAACTCCGAATCTCATTCGTAGGCCCGATAAGCGCAGCGCCATCGGGCATGCGGTGCCGCATTGAGCACACCGCCGGATGGCGGCTACGCCTTATCCGGCCTACGCCGTTTCAGCAACAGCGAACGCCATCCGGCACTTAACAACCTGTTATCCCTTCATCCACATGCGTATGCCGTCGAGGAACATCTGCGTGGCGAGCATCACCAGAATCAGCCCCATCAAGCGCTCCAGCGCGTTCACCCCTTTCTCACCCAGCAGGCGCAAAAAGAGCGATGACTGCAACAGAATCGCCACCGTGCCGCCCCAGGCGATCAGCAGCGCAATCACTAAATGCCCCATCTGATTCGGATATTGATGCGACAGCAGCATCAGCGTCGCCAGCAGCGTTGGGCCGGCAACCAGCGGGATCGCCAGCGGCACAATAAACGGCTCCTCCCCGGCGGGCAGGCCAGAGCTACTGCCGGTGGGGCTCGGGAAAATCATCTTGATAGCAATCAAAATGAGAATGATGCCGCCGGAGATCGACACCGTTTCGGCGCGCAGGCTGAGGACGGAAAGAATTTTCTCGCCAGCGAAGAGGAAAATAAACATCACCAGCAGCGCAATAAGCAGCTCGCGGATCATGATCGCGCGGCGGCGTTTTGGCTCGGTGTGTTTTAACACCGACATAAATATCGGCAGGTTGCCCAGCGGATCCATTATTAATATCAACAATACGGCGGCAGAGATGATTTCATTCATTGATTATTATTCCGGACATTTGCGGCGAAAATGGCGTAATTAGCGACATTTCTAACGCAGTGGCGATCATTTATTAATTTCACTTGCGACTTTGGCTGCATTTTGTAATGTGGAGCGATGTCCAGTTATCGCTGGCTCGCATACACAGCACACATCTTCGCAGGAACTCGTTATGAAAAATGTTGGTTTTATCGGCTGGCGCGGTATGGTCGGCTCCGTCCTCATGCAACGCATGGTTGAAGAGCATGATTTTGACGCCATTCGCCCTGTTTTCTTCTCTACTTCCCAGCTCGGCCAGCCCGCGCCCGCCTTTGCAGGCCAGGCGACCGGCACCCTTCAGGATGCGTTCGATCTGGAGGCGCTGAAGGCGCTCGACATCATTGTCACCTGCCAGGGCGGCGATTATACCAACGAAATCTATCCAAAGCTTCGTGAAAGCGGTTGGCAGGGTTACTGGATTGATGCCGCCTCGTCGCTGCGCATGAAAGATGACGCGATCATTATTCTCGACCCGGTAAACCAGGACGTCATCACTGACGGGCTGAATAAAGGCATCAAAACCTTTGTTGGCGGTAACTGCACCGTCAGCCTGATGCTGATGTCTCTCGGCGGACTGTTTGCTAACGATCTGGTTGAGTGGGTATCGGTCGCCACTTACCAGGCCGCCTCCGGCGGCGGTGCGCGCCATATGCGTGAACTGCTGACGCAGATGGGCCAGCTGCATCACCACGTGGCTGCCGAGCTGGAAAACCCGGCCTCTGCCATTCTCGATATCGAACGCAAAGTGACGGCGCTGACCCGCAGCGGCGATCTCAACACCGAGAACTTCGGCGTGCCGCTGGCCGGTAGCCTCATCCCGTGGATCGACAAACAGCTTGATAACGGCCAGAGCCGTGAAGAGTGGAAAGGGCAGGCGGAAACCAACAAAATTCTCAATACCGCGTCAGCCATTCCGGTTGATGGCCTCTGCGTACGTATCGGCGCGCTGCGCTGCCACAGCCAGGCCTTCACCCTCAAACTGAAAAAAGATGTCTCTATCCCGACCATTGAAGAGCTGCTGGCGGCACACAACCCGTGGGCGAAAGTGGTGCCGAACGATCGTGAGATCTCAATGCGCGAGCTGACCCCTGCCGCCGTCACCGGCACGCTGACCACCCCGGTTGGCCGTCTGCGCAAGCTGAACATGGGGCCGGAGTACCTCTCCGCCTTTACCGTCGGCGACCAGTTGCTCTGGGGTGCCGCAGAGCCGTTGCGGCGCATGCTGCGCCAGCTGGCGTAGAACAATCCTCCTTATAAGGGTGCTTCGGCACCCTTTTTTTTGATCTTTTTAAATGAAATTAAAAGATGGGCGTTTATTTTCCCAGAAGTCTGAAAGCGTTGGCTATGCTTTAGGCTGGGTGTCTTACATTTTGCCTGAAAGTGGAACGGAGCATTCAGATTGCACATGAGGTGCGGCACCGTTCAGGTTCAAAAAAGTATCGCAACCGCACGCAACGGCGGTGGAAGAGGCGATAACACAACAACAGGATGAGAACCATGTCTGTTCATGTTGATAAAGACGTGATTAATGCGCTTATTGTCGGCCATTTTGCCGATCCATTTTCTGTTCTCGGAATGCACCGTACCGATGCGGGTCTGGAAGTTCGCGCGCTTTTACCCGACGCCACGGAAGTGTGGGTGATTGAAACCAAAACCGGGCGTAAAGTGGCAAAGCTGGAGTGTCTCGAC is a genomic window containing:
- a CDS encoding glycoside hydrolase family 88 protein, which gives rise to MQMRTLSDQLNLLLLGFTSLKDEGKFNEPNLDGTPGDYISFTSWEWPQGVGLFGMVRLWEFTRRDDIYNQIDRWFEENIAKGLPPLNINTTAPMLPLSLFWSHHRNPRYQQVLDAWADRVMTELPRTPERGFQHVVSDGINEQEIWDDTLFMVVLFLGHYGTVSGRQELVDEAVRQFLLHARYLNDPHTGLWFHGWSFAEKSNFANARWARGNAWITVGILEFIELTDLGGGVRDYLLECLKAQVNTLLDLQAESGAWHTLLDHPDSYEEISATAGFGYGLLKGARLGIGDARWKAAGLKALAAVQNNIDNRGTVHNVSYGTRMGRTLQFYKDIPLQPTGYGQALAILCLSEGLRLTENK
- the fdhF gene encoding formate dehydrogenase subunit alpha; translation: MEKVVTVCPYCASGCKIHLVVDNGKIVRAEAAQGKTNQGTLCLKGYYGWDFINDTQILTPRLKTPMIRRQRGGKLESVSWDEALDYVASRLSEIKAKYGPDAIQTTGSSRGTGNETNYIMQKFARAVIGTNNVDCCARVUHGPSVAGLHQSVGNGAMSNAINEIDNTDLVFIFGYNPADSHPIVANHVIRAKQNGAKIIVCDPRKIETARIADLHVALKNGSNIALLNAMGHVIIEEKLYDEAFVASRTEGFEEYRKIVEGYTPESVEEVTGVSAQQIRQAARLYAGAKTAAILWGMGVTQFYQGVETVRSLTSLAMLTGNLGKAHVGVNPVRGQNNVQGACDMGALPDTFPGYQYVKEEAHREKFAKAWGVPSLPAHTGYRISELPHRVEHGEVRAAYIMGEDPLQTDAELSAVRKAFEGLELVIVQDIFMTKTASAADVILPSTSWGEHEGVYTAADRGFQRFFKAVEPKWDLKTDWQIISEIATRMGYPMHYRNTQEIWDELRHLCPDFYGATYEKMGELGYIQWPCRDESEADQGTSYLFKEQFDTPNGKAQFFTCDWVAPMDKLTEEYPMVLSTVREVGHYSCRSMTGNCAALAALADEPGYAQINTADAARLGIEDEALVWVNSRKGKIITRAQVSDRPNKGAVYMTYQWWIGACNELVTENLSPITKTPEYKYCAVRVEPIADQRAAEQYVIDEYSKLKTRLRESAMG
- a CDS encoding response regulator transcription factor, yielding MKPAILVVDDDTAVCALLEDVLSEHVFTVHLCHNGLDAITLCAQHPEIALVLLDMVLPDINGLRVLQQLQKIRPALPVVMLTGMGSEADVVVGLEMGADDYIGKPFNARVLVARVNAVLRRTGVLAAETAVAKSGGFSFNGWHLDPTRCELSNPQQQVVDLTQGEYSLLLALVQNARRVLNREQLLTLTHSESVEVFDRTIDVLIMRLRRKIEVNPHQPTLIKTLRGLGYVFAADVTQGEQAA
- a CDS encoding YhgN family NAAT transporter; this translates as MNEIISAAVLLILIMDPLGNLPIFMSVLKHTEPKRRRAIMIRELLIALLVMFIFLFAGEKILSVLSLRAETVSISGGIILILIAIKMIFPSPTGSSSGLPAGEEPFIVPLAIPLVAGPTLLATLMLLSHQYPNQMGHLVIALLIAWGGTVAILLQSSLFLRLLGEKGVNALERLMGLILVMLATQMFLDGIRMWMKG
- the asd gene encoding aspartate-semialdehyde dehydrogenase — its product is MKNVGFIGWRGMVGSVLMQRMVEEHDFDAIRPVFFSTSQLGQPAPAFAGQATGTLQDAFDLEALKALDIIVTCQGGDYTNEIYPKLRESGWQGYWIDAASSLRMKDDAIIILDPVNQDVITDGLNKGIKTFVGGNCTVSLMLMSLGGLFANDLVEWVSVATYQAASGGGARHMRELLTQMGQLHHHVAAELENPASAILDIERKVTALTRSGDLNTENFGVPLAGSLIPWIDKQLDNGQSREEWKGQAETNKILNTASAIPVDGLCVRIGALRCHSQAFTLKLKKDVSIPTIEELLAAHNPWAKVVPNDREISMRELTPAAVTGTLTTPVGRLRKLNMGPEYLSAFTVGDQLLWGAAEPLRRMLRQLA